Genomic window (Nitrospinota bacterium):
GGAATACCTCTAACAGGTATCCCTGATAGTGGGGGTTTTGGTAAAATCATTCAAGGAAGTCTAGAGTTATCAAATGTGAATCTGGCAGAAGAGGCTGTGAGTGATGTTATTACAAAAACCATAGTTGGAGCGAATATAGCTGCATTAAAAACAGAGGATAAGATGTTAGGGGCCTTGATCGATTTATTTGTCTAGCCTAAATTCCACTCACCTGTAAATATCTCTCTTGCTGGACCTTTCATATAGACGCTATTATCCTCTTTCCATTCAATCTCAAGGTCTCCACCTTTTAGATGGGTCAACAAAATTCTTTCGGTCTTATGATTTAATACGCCAGCAACGGTTACAGCTGAAGCCCCCGTTCCGCATGCCAGAGTCTCTCCAGAACCCCTTTCCCATGTTTTTATCTCCACCTCTTTCGAATTAATCATTTGGACAAACTCCACATTTGTTCTATTAGGAAATAGAGTACTGGTCTCAATGAGAGGCCCGTATTTTTCAACAGGAAAAGAGCGAACATCATCTACATATATGACACAATGGGGGTTACCCATAGATACGCAAGTAATATTAAAGGTTTTATCGTCCACTTCAAGTTCTTCGTTTATCACTCTTCCCTCCTGTCCTTTCATGGGTATATCTCCCCTCTCCAGAGTGGGGCAGCCCATATTCACTCTTACCTTGCCTACCTTGCCATCCCCTATGTATAAATCCAATGTTTTTATTCCTGAAAGAGTCTCTACCGTTATCTTCTCTTTATTTGTCATTTTATGATCGTAAACGTACTTACCAAGACATCTGATTCCATTACCACACATCTCGGCCTCACTACCGTCAGCATTAAATATCCTCATCTTAAAATCGGCTTTATCTGAAGGTATAATAAGGACCAGACCGTCTGAACCAACACCAAAATTCTTATCACTTATTTCTCGGGCCAAAGCAGATGGGTTTTTTACCTCTTCATTAAAGCAGTTAATATAGATGTAGCTGTTTCCAATCCCATGCATCTTGGTAAATCTCATTTTTTTCTTTCCTGGTCTCCTGATTTTTAAAATTACTTATTTAACTATATATAAAAATCTCTATATTAGCAAATCATCTCACTCTATCTTAAATAAAAAGTTATATAAAAAGAGTGAAAAATGCAAGGAGCAAATTTCAGGTATGTCCCTGTAGATAGCCTTATCCGGGCAATGACAAGAGTTTTGTATTGACACTATAAAAAAGAGAGTATATTCTTTCAATACTTAAAAGGAAGCGTCTAGGTGCCGGTGTGCCTCCTGGACTTCAAATCCAGTGGCGAGCTCTAATAAAGTTCGTGGTGGGTTCGACTCCCATACGCTTCCGCCAAATAAATCAATAAGTTCCCGCGAACTGATTTTTCTTTTCAATTTAAAGCCTCTCTGGAATTTGAAGCATTGTGATAAATTTGTGATAAAAAATATCACCAATCCCCTTCAGATTTTTCAGGAATTTTTCCTGCACCCTTTTGCTTTTTAGGAATTTTTCCAGCGAATGAGGAAAGTATGGATTTTTTAATTCCCCCTTTCGATTTTTAGGGATTTGACAAGCGAGCAAGCGAAAAAAGAAGCAGCTGTCTGAAGCCGAAGGCTGAGTTTGCTGTTTCGCCGAGCGAGCAAAGGCAAATCCCGTTAAGAAAATCGAGGGGGTGTTCTTTTTTCGTCACTTTTTTGGACAAGCAAAAAAGGGACATATCAATCCTATAAACTTTTTTTCTAGAATCACTAAAGTTTTTAAGTAAGATTACCGATAAGATAAAAAATTTAAAAATTTAGAGGTTATTTTATCAATGAAAACAGTAGCAAAGAAAGAGAGACGTCGATCACCAAGAATAGTTTTACACTCTGCTGTTATGGATGTATATGATACCGATATTAAACTTCAAGCAAAACATAGAGGAAGAATCTGTGACGTTTCTACTTTAGGAGTAAAATTTATTTCTAACAGGTCCTATGCTAAAGAATCGACGATTTATGTCGGTCTTTTGTTACCGAATTATAATTCTTTGATAAATGTCTCTGGAAAAGTAGTCCGGTGTGAACAGGAAAGAGGTGAAGAGTACAATATTGCTGTAGAATTTAAGGAAGATCACTATCAACAGTCTTTAGTATTAGAATATATAAGAATTATGAAGTTGTGGGATAATCAATGGACGGGTCCCAGATAGTTTTCCTCTCTAAATTGATAAACTTAAATTTTTCTTCTTTCTCTTTTATTTTTATTAATCTTTAAATAATATTTTTGAAATGAAAAAGAGAGATCAAAAAGATAGGCGTCAAGCACCAAGAACAGCTTTGAACAAAGCCCTTGTTGATTTATTTTCACAGAAGATGCTAAATCAAAAAGGGCAGAGAGGAAAAATCTGTGATATCTCTCATTTAGGAATAAAATTTAGTTCTGACAAACCCTATATTAAGGGTTCGATAATTCATTTGGGTCTTTTACTGCCAAACTTTGTTCCCATAAGCGATATGACTGGTAAAGTCATACGCTGTGAACAGAAAGATAATGTTGAATGCTATACTGCTGTGGAATATAAAGGAGATTATTACTTACGGTCTCTGATAGAAGCATACATAAAAGCGATGAAATCGTGGAACTCACTTTAAACCAAGATCTCTTTTCACCCTTCCCTTAATATCCATATTAGTTATTTAAATACAAAAACTTTTTTATTTTCTGGCTTAATCTCTTTTATAAGTTCTTTTTCAAATCTTTCTCTACTGCTTTTCTTTACTCTTTTTTGTCTATTTTTAAACTAACTTTTCCCTTTTTTAGATTTCTGTACCTTTATGTGTTATCTTACGTCAGATATCAATATCGCCACAGGCTGAACACTTCGGGAAATATTCTCCTTTCCTTAATGATACGGTTATCTTCTTTCCTAAACTTTCATCACATACATCACATTCATATGTTCCGCTTTCAAGAACCCTGTCCCCTGTTTGATAAATTTTTTCTTCCATTTTTAGCTCCTTTCGGCATATATAATTTCTTGTTTAATTTTTTAATATTAATAAAAATATGCCTTTTTAAAACTTCAAATTTGATATCTCATAAAATTTAACCTTTTCGCACTTCAAATCCATTTGTATATTTTTAATTTTTAACTAAAGAATTTTTCTTAAACACCGATAAAGAAACAGAGATAATAATTTATTAATTTAATCACATAGAAGAGATCACGAAATAATAACCCTCACTGCATAAAATACATATGGAAAAAACAGCAACAGTCGAAAAAAAAGAGGCTGAAGAAAAACTTCTTCAATTAGTCACTTTTTGTTTAGATAATGAGGAATTTGCCATAGATATATTGAAGGTGCAGGAGATAAACAGAATGATGGAGATTACTAAAGTTCCCAAATCTCCAGATTTTGTAGAGGGTGTTATCAATCTAAGGGGCAAGGTTATTCCTATCGTAGATTTAAGAAAAAGGTTTGACTTAGAAATCGCAGAGTATACTAAAAAAACCCGTATAGTAGTAGTGGATATTGAGGGAAAGATTGTAGGCTTGATTGTTGATTCAGTATCTGAGGTATTACGCCTTCCTTCAGATACCATAGAACCGCCTCCATTTATGGTGACAGATATAAATTCTGAGTATATACAGGGAGTAGGAAAACTCGAGGATAGATTGTTGATATTGCTGAACCTCAATAATCTCTTTTCAAAAAGAGAAGGTAAGGAATTAAAGACCTTTTAATTTTTTAATTTAAAATTCAGAGAGGAATATATCATGAAAAAAATAGATCTCAGTCTTATAAAAAATATTAGTATAAGATACAAGCTGATCGTAACTACTCTCATATTAATCCTTATCCCTTTGTTAATCTCCTCTTATGATGCCATCTCCACGTCCGATAGAAATATAAAAAAGATTATAACCTCAAAGCTTGATTCTGACCTTAAGGTTGCTTGGCAGATTTATAACCAGGAGTTAATGAATAATAAAATAATTGCGGAAAACCTCTCCCATAATAATAACCTTTTAAATTTTGTCATGGCAACCCAAAACGAACTTTTAGATCAGTGGTTAAAGGCTCAAAAGAATGTGACAACGTTAAATATTCTTACCGCCTTAGATACAAAGGGTGTGGTTGTCGGATCAGCAAACAATCCCGGTCTTGTGGGGAGTAAAATATATCAGGGCAGTCTTATCAATGAAGCCATCAGCGGCAAGGCGGTAAACTCTACAGAGATCATTCCTTACAATATCATTAAAAATGAGTTATTAGAGAATAATGTCAATATAAATGGTTTTCAATCAAACAATGCCATGGCCCAACTCTCTGTAATTCCTCTCATCGATATGTATAATAATCAGATGGGGATTCTTGTTGCTGGAAGCCTCATCAATAATAATTTTTCAATCGTTGATAAGATTAAAGATACAGTAGGGGGAACAGCCACCATATTTCAAGGTGATAACAGAATATCAACAAATGTTAAGGATAAGTCTGACAATCGAGCTATCGGTACCAAGATGTCAAAGACGGTTTTTGACAAGGTATTATTTGAAGGCTCGAGTTTCAGGGGCAGGGCATTTGTGCTAACAGATTGGTATCTCGGCGCCTATGATCCGATAAAAAATAACGATGGCAAAAACATAGGTGCCGTGTACGTAGGGGTGGAAGAAAAGCCTTTTAATAAGATACAAAAAAGTTTTAGAAATCGAGTGATGTTGCTTGTATTATTTTTTATAGCTCTTGGCGCCATTATTGTCTATTTCAGTACCGGTTTGATTATTAAACCCATTGAAAAGGTAAGCCATAGGCTTAAAGACATTGCTGAAGGAGAAGGGGATTTAACCAAAAGCTTAGAGGTTACATCTAATGATGAAATAGGAGAATTAGCCAAGTGGTTTAATGTCTTTGTGGCAAAGCTTCACAGTATCATTCATAAGGTATCTAACTCTACAAGTCAATTAGCCTCAGCGGCAGAACAGTTATCTGCGTCCTCTGCTCAAATTTCTTCTGGGGCGGAGAAACAGACATCCCAGACAGAACATATCGCAACCTCTATGGAGGAGATGAGCGCCACGATCATAGACATAGCTAAGAATGCCAACGAAGCAGCAGAAGCTGCAAAGGGTGCAGATGAAAAGGCAAATAAAGGGGGAGAAATCGTTAAAAATACGGTAGGGGGCATGAATAGAATAGCCGAAGCTGTCAAAGAATCAGCACATACTATGCAAGCCTTAAAAAGCAGCTCAGAGCAGATAGGAGAAATCATAGGGGTAATCGATGATATAGCTGACCAGACGAATCTTTTGGCCCTGAATGCAGCGATTGAGGCAGCCCGTGCTGGAGAACAGGGAAGGGGCTTTGCTGTTGTGGCAGATGAAGTAAGAAAGCTAGCAGAAAGAACAACCAAGGCCACCAAAGAAATCGCAGAGATGATAAAGAGTATCCAGTCAGATACCAGCGGTGCTGTGAGTTCCATGGAAGCGGGGAGCAAGGAGGTAGAGAAAGGGGTTGCATTAGCCAATGAAGCAGGAGAGGCGTTGAAACAGATTGTAGAAGAGGTTCTGAAAGTAACAGATATGGTTCAGCAGATAGCCACATCTACAGAGGAGCAGTCTGCTGCTACTGAAGAGGTATCTTCTAATATAGAATCTGTTTCTACGGTTGCCAAAGAGACCTCCTCAGGTATGGAACAATCTACTAATGCCATACAAGAGTTGAGCCAACTCGCTACTGGGCTTAAGAATATTGTTGGACAGTTTAAGTTGAAAGTTGAAGAAGAAGTAAACGTTAAAGAGGAATAAGTTTAGACAAAGAAGAGGTTGCCTTCAGATTAAAAATCTTGCATGCTCATTAAAAATTTATTTTACCAAAGAATAGGTGAGTTGAAGGCCTATGATACTCTTCGCATCAATAATTTCTCCTTTTTTAATCATATCTAATGCTTCTTTTATAGGTCTTTCTGATATTTCTATTATCTCATCAAAATCAGGATTTTTGGGACAACGCTTAAGTCCTGTTGCAAGAAATATATGAATACGCTCATCACTAAATCCAGGTGTAGTCCATATTGTGGTTAATTTTTTAAAGTTTATTGCATGATAACCCACTTCTTCCCCTAACTCCCTCTTAGCGCATAAAAGAGGGTCTTCATTATTATTTAACTTGCCTGCTGGAATCTCCCATATATGCCCCCCTGTTATATACCTGTATTGTTTGATCATAACGACTCTCCCATCTTCATGCATGGGAACAATAGCTGATGCCCCAGGATGGCGTACTATCTCTATTTTACACTCTCTTTCATTAGGCAAGATGACATCTTCAACATCTAAATCTATAGTAACGCCCTTATAGATATTTTTGATTCCCTTTTTATAGCTTTCCATATTATTCAGTATCTCCTTTAAGACAGTTTCACTTGTTTGATAGGATTCTTGCTCTTTTATACGAGTTTCTCTAGAGGAGAGAATAACTCTTTTTTGTTTATGAATCTTTGTTGAGGACCCTCAACACAATCCCTTTTCACGGACAATATCTCAATATAGAGGTTGCTAAAAAGAAAAGGCCTAACCATCCCCAAGAAGTTTTTGGACCAACAAAGACAATCATGATAAGCAGGACTCCGAGGATGATTCTAAGAATGGCTTCAGTCTTATCAACATTTTTTTTCATTATCTCTTCAATCAAAGCACGATTTCAAACTCTGTCATCCTTTTATCGACAACGTCTAGTAAAGGAAAAAAGAGTTTTCCCATCATTCTTTCATCTTTATCCATAGAAAAAAACAGATATCCATGGGTTTGATGCCTAGGAGAAATCGTCATACTTTTTAAGCTCTCTTCTATCAGATTCTTTTTAAGCCTTGACGCCTTTCGATATTTATTGCTAAAGGCTCTGGCTCTTATGAAATCCAAACCAAAAGGCAATCTTTTCTCTTCGCTTTCCCGAAATCCAGTCAGTCTTTCTATTAAGTCAGAGTCAGATATTGGAAATTGTTTTTCTCCTTTATTATTAACCAGAAATATTTGGAGAGTATCCAGAAAATGAGATCGATTACCTTTATTTGATATGACAACGTATATTGGCAATATTTTTTTTGATACCATATCTTGATTATTAAAGACTGCTTTTATCCTATGGGGTTCAATAATGGGGTCAATCCCCACCATAAGACCTTTTTTTATCTGGTGCCTTGTATAAGAATCTGCTGATTTAATGTCTTTAGATTGAGAATTGATTTGATGAGCAGAACACCCTGCTATAAAAAATATGAATAAAAATAATATTAATTTAATCTTTGTCATCTTTTTCGATGTTATATTTTTTTATATTAAAGGGTTAAAGGAGAGGTATCCCAAATATAAGTCTCTAACTCAATATCTTTTTTTCTTAACCTCTCTTATAAGGTAAGCTGGCTCTCTGCCATTATAATAGGAAGGACTGTTTAAGGCCCTATCTAATTTAAAGATATCCTCTAAATTATACTTCATCTCACCTTCAAGGAAATCTTTGATTATCTCTGCCTTCTCCTTCGTTCCCAGATCCATATCATCTATTTCTATAAGCGTCTCCCATATTTTTTTAATGTCCGATTCTTTAAATCCCAAAATGTGCCCCCTATTGCTTAATTTCCCCCTTTGCTTCTGAACCCTTTATTATCTTGCTTAAGGATTCTGTAAGATTTTCAATAAAGGACATGGTTTTTTCTGAAACCAAAATCTTTTTATTCAGCTCTTCTATCTCCTTTGAGAGTGTTGCAACATCTTGTTCTAAGGCAACCACTTTCCCAGAAAGTTGTTTTGTGCGAGAATATCCTAAAAAAGTAAAGACCAAAGCTATCACAACCCCTGCAATAATCAACTTATCCTTCATTTTCTCCCTCCCTTTTTTGGTTTTAGATATTTAATTATGGAATATAACCCAACAAAATGAGAATAGTGACAGTAAGGGCACTTGTTCAAGCCTTTAAAAATCCTACCACAATTGATACAAATTTGTACACTATTTTTACAGATGGCACATTGTCTAAATTTAACCTTTGAGTAATTAAAGGACAAGCCTAAAAGGACATGCGCAGATATATATTCTAATATTTGAGGAAAGCTTATATCAATAAAATATGAATTCTTTTTGCACTTTATACATATCCCGACCTCTGCTCCACAGTGAATACAGACAGGAGTATTTTCAAAAACCTGGTTATGACACTTAGGACATTGCATATCATTCCTTATCTATTATAAATAAACTGCTTTCCCTTCCCTTGCTGACCTGTAACAGCCATCAGCTATTTCTATTGTTTTTAAACCATCGTAGCCTGTAATCGGTGGATTTCTGTCATTAACTATTGAATCACAAAAATCTTCCAGTACTTTTTTGATGGTTGGTATGTCCCCTGAAGTAGGAATGGGTATCATTTCATTGCCTTTTATCTTAGCGAGAGAATAATGGACAAAATCCCCTATTAACTGGCCATCTTCCCCAACAAGTTCAATCCTTCCTGACCTGCTATCTGTGTATCTACAAGAATCAATCACACATTTTATTCCTTTATTTAAATTAAAGGCAGCGACAAAGGAATCTTCAAGCTCAGGATTAAAGATATTCGCAGTCTCACAATACACCCTCTTGACCTCGTCCCCTGTAATCCAACGAATAAAATCAAAAATATGCACCCCAAGATGTAATACATTACCACCGCCAGCAACCTTAACCTCTCTTTGCCACTCTCTATCTAAAGATTCATATCTTTGGCTTACACTGATTGTATGGATAGATCCGATTTCTTCTTTTCTCTTTTTAATCTCACTAATCACAGGATTATAGCGAAGGGTTTGGGCTACCATAAGCTTAATTGTTTCCCTCTCTGCCTCTTCTATGATTGTTTTTGCATCTTTAAGATTTGTGGCAAACGGTTTCTCTATGAGGATATGTTTTTTTGCTTTTATTGATTCTATAGAGATATCAAGGTTCATATTTGGAGTTGTTACTATGATAACAGCCTCTATGTCTTTGTCTTTTAGAAGTTCAGTATATTGATTATAAAACTTAATATCCTTTTCTTTTGCAAAGGCTTTTCCTTGTGCTTCTTTTCTCCTGCATATCGCTACTAGTCTTCCATTTTTAGTATCTTTTAAAATATGGTTTGCGTATCTGATTCCATGTCTTCCAAGACCAATGAGCCCTAAATTTACCTTTCTCATTAAAATCCCCTATGTAAACCAGCCTTTTTTGCAATATCAATCGCTTCAAAAAACTCATCAGGAGCAATTCTTCTTGCCAGCTCCTGGTATTCACCAGCCTTATGGCAGGGGCGATACTGATCCATAATATTTACATAGGTATTCTTTGATATCTCTTTGGCGATAAATTCCAGGATCCTCTTTGTGCCTGCAAGCCCATTTGGCATAATCAGATGACGGACCAAAAGTCCTCTCTGCGCCACGCCCCTTTCATCTATGATGAGGTCCCCAGTCTGTCTTTGCATCTCCTTTAATGACTCTTTCAATATCTCAAAATAATCTGGGGCATTGGAATATTTTGCGGAGACATCCTTGTCGCTATACTTTGCATCAGGCATATAGATATCAATAATACCATCCAAAAGCCTCAATACCTCTAAAGAATCATATCCGCCACAGTTATAAACGAGAGGAATCTTAAGGCCCCTCTCAATGGCCTCAGGAAGCGCAGCTATTATCTGAGAAATATAATGGGTTGGAGTTACAAAGTTTATATTATGACAGCCTCGGGATTGTAGGTATATCATATGTTCGGCTAAATCGCGGATGGATATTTTCTGCCCCTGTCCTTGATGGCTGATATCGTAGTTCTGACAGAAGACGCAGAGAAGGTTGCAATGAGTCAGAAATATTGTTCCTGAGCCATTCATGCCGACCAGTGGCGGCTCCTCACCAAAATGGGGAAAGACGCTCGACACAATCAGATCCTTTCCAGCACCGCAATAACCCTCTTCTCCCTCAAGGCGATTAACTCGGCACTTTCTGGGGCAAAGAGTACATGATTCCAAAAGGCCAAAAAGTTGTTCTTTTCTCCTGTTGAGCCCCCCCTTTTTGTGAAGGTTTATATATGGTGGTTCATAGGGCATGGTTCGCTTTTGCTAAAACCTGTCTCTTGGCAAGTCATATTTATTGCTTTGCCTGGTTAAGAAGCCCACCGGCAAGAAGAATCTGCCGTCGCCTTCCCGAGATATCGAGAATGGTCTTGAT
Coding sequences:
- a CDS encoding radical SAM protein; amino-acid sequence: MPYEPPYINLHKKGGLNRRKEQLFGLLESCTLCPRKCRVNRLEGEEGYCGAGKDLIVSSVFPHFGEEPPLVGMNGSGTIFLTHCNLLCVFCQNYDISHQGQGQKISIRDLAEHMIYLQSRGCHNINFVTPTHYISQIIAALPEAIERGLKIPLVYNCGGYDSLEVLRLLDGIIDIYMPDAKYSDKDVSAKYSNAPDYFEILKESLKEMQRQTGDLIIDERGVAQRGLLVRHLIMPNGLAGTKRILEFIAKEISKNTYVNIMDQYRPCHKAGEYQELARRIAPDEFFEAIDIAKKAGLHRGF
- the dapF gene encoding diaminopimelate epimerase, with the translated sequence MRFTKMHGIGNSYIYINCFNEEVKNPSALAREISDKNFGVGSDGLVLIIPSDKADFKMRIFNADGSEAEMCGNGIRCLGKYVYDHKMTNKEKITVETLSGIKTLDLYIGDGKVGKVRVNMGCPTLERGDIPMKGQEGRVINEELEVDDKTFNITCVSMGNPHCVIYVDDVRSFPVEKYGPLIETSTLFPNRTNVEFVQMINSKEVEIKTWERGSGETLACGTGASAVTVAGVLNHKTERILLTHLKGGDLEIEWKEDNSVYMKGPAREIFTGEWNLG
- a CDS encoding DUF2892 domain-containing protein, translating into MKKNVDKTEAILRIILGVLLIMIVFVGPKTSWGWLGLFFLATSILRYCP
- a CDS encoding chemotaxis protein CheW yields the protein MEKTATVEKKEAEEKLLQLVTFCLDNEEFAIDILKVQEINRMMEITKVPKSPDFVEGVINLRGKVIPIVDLRKRFDLEIAEYTKKTRIVVVDIEGKIVGLIVDSVSEVLRLPSDTIEPPPFMVTDINSEYIQGVGKLEDRLLILLNLNNLFSKREGKELKTF
- a CDS encoding PilZ domain-containing protein, producing MKTVAKKERRRSPRIVLHSAVMDVYDTDIKLQAKHRGRICDVSTLGVKFISNRSYAKESTIYVGLLLPNYNSLINVSGKVVRCEQERGEEYNIAVEFKEDHYQQSLVLEYIRIMKLWDNQWTGPR
- a CDS encoding NUDIX hydrolase → MESYKKGIKNIYKGVTIDLDVEDVILPNERECKIEIVRHPGASAIVPMHEDGRVVMIKQYRYITGGHIWEIPAGKLNNNEDPLLCAKRELGEEVGYHAINFKKLTTIWTTPGFSDERIHIFLATGLKRCPKNPDFDEIIEISERPIKEALDMIKKGEIIDAKSIIGLQLTYSLVK
- a CDS encoding methyl-accepting chemotaxis protein produces the protein MKKIDLSLIKNISIRYKLIVTTLILILIPLLISSYDAISTSDRNIKKIITSKLDSDLKVAWQIYNQELMNNKIIAENLSHNNNLLNFVMATQNELLDQWLKAQKNVTTLNILTALDTKGVVVGSANNPGLVGSKIYQGSLINEAISGKAVNSTEIIPYNIIKNELLENNVNINGFQSNNAMAQLSVIPLIDMYNNQMGILVAGSLINNNFSIVDKIKDTVGGTATIFQGDNRISTNVKDKSDNRAIGTKMSKTVFDKVLFEGSSFRGRAFVLTDWYLGAYDPIKNNDGKNIGAVYVGVEEKPFNKIQKSFRNRVMLLVLFFIALGAIIVYFSTGLIIKPIEKVSHRLKDIAEGEGDLTKSLEVTSNDEIGELAKWFNVFVAKLHSIIHKVSNSTSQLASAAEQLSASSAQISSGAEKQTSQTEHIATSMEEMSATIIDIAKNANEAAEAAKGADEKANKGGEIVKNTVGGMNRIAEAVKESAHTMQALKSSSEQIGEIIGVIDDIADQTNLLALNAAIEAARAGEQGRGFAVVADEVRKLAERTTKATKEIAEMIKSIQSDTSGAVSSMEAGSKEVEKGVALANEAGEALKQIVEEVLKVTDMVQQIATSTEEQSAATEEVSSNIESVSTVAKETSSGMEQSTNAIQELSQLATGLKNIVGQFKLKVEEEVNVKEE
- a CDS encoding Gfo/Idh/MocA family oxidoreductase; this encodes MRKVNLGLIGLGRHGIRYANHILKDTKNGRLVAICRRKEAQGKAFAKEKDIKFYNQYTELLKDKDIEAVIIVTTPNMNLDISIESIKAKKHILIEKPFATNLKDAKTIIEEAERETIKLMVAQTLRYNPVISEIKKRKEEIGSIHTISVSQRYESLDREWQREVKVAGGGNVLHLGVHIFDFIRWITGDEVKRVYCETANIFNPELEDSFVAAFNLNKGIKCVIDSCRYTDSRSGRIELVGEDGQLIGDFVHYSLAKIKGNEMIPIPTSGDIPTIKKVLEDFCDSIVNDRNPPITGYDGLKTIEIADGCYRSAREGKAVYL
- a CDS encoding PilZ domain-containing protein, whose amino-acid sequence is MKKRDQKDRRQAPRTALNKALVDLFSQKMLNQKGQRGKICDISHLGIKFSSDKPYIKGSIIHLGLLLPNFVPISDMTGKVIRCEQKDNVECYTAVEYKGDYYLRSLIEAYIKAMKSWNSL